From Anaerolineae bacterium, a single genomic window includes:
- a CDS encoding type II toxin-antitoxin system VapC family toxin, with the protein MTQTIADTSGLYALVDRKDPHHAEAVAFLKTYAAVGSLLVSNHIFDEAMTTVKARLGMQVALQLGIRLRNSRFVEMVVFSTAEEQETWRIFSRYTDKGWSYTDCACLALAQQRNIQQAFSFDHHFRQMGLTILP; encoded by the coding sequence ATGACCCAAACAATCGCTGACACCAGTGGCCTGTATGCCCTGGTAGACCGCAAAGACCCTCACCATGCCGAAGCCGTGGCTTTTCTAAAAACGTATGCCGCGGTTGGCAGTTTGCTGGTGTCTAACCACATTTTTGACGAGGCGATGACGACTGTAAAGGCGCGGCTGGGGATGCAGGTAGCTTTGCAATTGGGTATTCGTTTGCGTAACAGCCGGTTTGTGGAAATGGTTGTTTTTTCAACAGCTGAGGAACAAGAAACCTGGCGTATTTTCAGCCGTTACACCGATAAGGGATGGAGCTATACCGACTGCGCCTGCCTGGCCTTGGCCCAACAGCGAAATATTCAGCAGGCCTTTAGTTTTGACCATCACTTTAGGCAAATGGGTTTGACCATCTTACCCTGA
- a CDS encoding pentapeptide repeat-containing protein, giving the protein MEREEVIQLIETAHYQNETPDLRHLDLRRTELKGVNLAGVDLRYANLSGVDLSETTLNEANMTGADLSKANLTNSTLQGANLLGANLAETNLENANLLEATLRNANLRRANLRQAKLVETTLRGAGLVVADLHEGNLEGANLIKADLSGAMVTNEQLSKTKSLKGAILPDGTTHA; this is encoded by the coding sequence ATGGAACGTGAAGAAGTTATCCAGCTTATCGAAACCGCACATTATCAAAATGAAACTCCTGACTTACGCCATCTTGATTTGCGCCGCACCGAGTTAAAAGGAGTCAACCTGGCCGGTGTTGATCTGCGCTACGCCAACTTGAGCGGCGTTGATCTCAGCGAAACCACCCTCAATGAGGCCAATATGACCGGCGCCGATTTAAGCAAAGCCAACTTGACCAACAGCACCTTGCAAGGGGCCAACCTGCTGGGGGCCAACCTGGCTGAGACCAACCTGGAAAACGCCAACCTGCTTGAGGCCACTTTGCGCAATGCCAATTTACGCCGGGCCAATTTGCGCCAAGCCAAACTGGTTGAAACCACTTTACGCGGCGCCGGGCTGGTGGTGGCCGACCTGCACGAAGGCAACCTGGAAGGAGCCAACCTGATCAAGGCCGATCTAAGCGGCGCTATGGTCACCAACGAACAACTCAGCAAAACAAAAAGTCTCAAAGGGGCCATTCTACCCGATGGCACCACCCATGCCTAG
- a CDS encoding 3'-5' exonuclease — protein MSHLASFLAQYRREAILWAKTVLADEKAIILDTETTGLDDQAEIVEIAVIDTAGRTLLDTPVKPKGRIPADASALHGLTAADVATAPIWAELDEQVHKILRGASRIVIYNAAYDTRLIRQTRKLYALPAVRIPCQRYECAMQRYAEFCGQWSDRRQSFKWQRLDGGHRALGDCLATLNALKRMAETDL, from the coding sequence ATGAGCCATCTTGCCTCGTTCCTGGCCCAATATCGCCGTGAAGCTATTTTATGGGCCAAAACTGTGCTGGCCGATGAAAAAGCCATCATTCTTGACACCGAGACAACCGGCCTGGACGACCAGGCCGAGATTGTGGAAATTGCCGTTATTGATACCGCCGGCCGGACCTTGTTGGACACCCCGGTCAAACCCAAGGGTCGGATACCGGCGGATGCTTCGGCCCTGCACGGTCTCACCGCCGCCGACGTGGCTACGGCCCCTATCTGGGCTGAGCTGGATGAGCAGGTTCACAAAATATTGCGCGGCGCTTCTCGCATTGTGATCTACAATGCGGCTTACGACACCCGCTTGATCCGCCAAACTCGTAAACTCTACGCCCTGCCGGCCGTAAGGATTCCATGCCAGCGTTATGAATGTGCCATGCAGCGCTACGCCGAATTTTGCGGTCAATGGTCAGACCGGCGCCAGAGTTTTAAATGGCAGCGCCTGGATGGCGGGCACCGCGCCCTGGGCGATTGCCTGGCTACCCTGAATGCGCTCAAACGGATGGCCGAAACCGATCTATGA
- a CDS encoding DUF2085 domain-containing protein, producing MSELIQSFPTPTISQTIGAWANKWMLWLAKHWLAAANTFFFLYVGLPFLAPLLLANGQAGGANFIYWWYHLLCHSLPSRTYFIAGEQVCLCHRCMAIYGTIFVGGVFFGLVRHRLKSLPPKWYALFVLPMALDGGMGLASELAQFVPITILSIVGLAVVGLVGLLLLSQKQLTWPVAVFLGCGVLALGYLQFIGPHQSNLFLRNFTGFAFGLGTVWVAYPLLQEGFDDIRQETSAQLTSIMKK from the coding sequence ATGAGCGAACTGATCCAAAGTTTCCCTACCCCCACTATTAGCCAGACCATAGGCGCGTGGGCCAACAAATGGATGTTGTGGCTGGCTAAACACTGGCTGGCCGCAGCCAATACATTTTTCTTTCTTTACGTGGGTCTGCCTTTTCTGGCCCCGCTGCTGCTGGCCAACGGCCAGGCGGGCGGCGCCAATTTTATCTATTGGTGGTATCACTTGCTCTGCCATTCACTACCCTCGCGCACTTATTTTATTGCCGGGGAGCAGGTTTGTCTTTGCCATCGCTGTATGGCCATTTATGGGACCATTTTTGTAGGGGGCGTTTTTTTTGGTTTGGTGCGTCACCGGCTCAAGTCGTTACCACCTAAATGGTACGCTCTTTTTGTGCTGCCCATGGCCCTGGACGGGGGGATGGGCCTGGCCAGCGAGTTGGCCCAGTTTGTGCCCATAACCATTTTGTCCATTGTGGGCCTGGCGGTTGTGGGCCTGGTGGGCCTTTTGTTGTTGAGCCAAAAACAACTCACCTGGCCGGTGGCTGTTTTTCTGGGCTGCGGGGTGTTAGCGTTGGGCTATTTGCAATTTATTGGCCCTCATCAGAGCAATCTTTTTCTCCGCAATTTTACCGGCTTTGCCTTTGGCCTGGGTACCGTGTGGGTGGCCTATCCGCTCCTGCAAGAAGGCTTTGACGACATCCGGCAGGAGACAAGCGCCCAATTAACCTCAATAATGAAAAAGTAG
- a CDS encoding glycosyltransferase family 2 protein, with amino-acid sequence MQTPRILALIPAHNEAPRIAPVITGALAHLPVLVVDDGSGDETAALAEAQGAITLRQTPNQGKGIALRTGFHWAIDQNFEAVLTLDADGQHDPAEIPKFLEAYQVRHADLIIGARNFSQMPAVRRLANSLGRWSFSWAIGQPIRDNQSGYRLISRRLLDALLTSREQGFEFEVEMIVTCIRCGFSLDWVPISTIYAGESSHIHPLRHTQNFFRVVWQTRQSMRRAKPLKEN; translated from the coding sequence ATGCAGACTCCCAGAATACTTGCCCTGATCCCTGCCCATAACGAAGCCCCGCGCATTGCGCCGGTAATAACCGGGGCGCTGGCTCACCTGCCCGTTTTAGTGGTAGACGACGGCTCCGGCGACGAAACCGCCGCCCTGGCCGAAGCGCAGGGAGCCATTACCTTGCGCCAAACTCCCAACCAGGGCAAGGGCATTGCCCTGCGCACCGGCTTCCATTGGGCCATTGACCAAAATTTTGAGGCTGTGCTAACCCTTGACGCCGACGGCCAGCACGATCCCGCCGAAATCCCCAAATTTCTGGAGGCTTACCAGGTTCGGCATGCCGACCTCATCATTGGCGCCCGAAACTTCAGCCAGATGCCGGCGGTGCGTCGTCTGGCCAACTCTTTGGGGCGCTGGAGTTTTTCTTGGGCCATTGGCCAGCCTATCCGGGACAACCAATCCGGCTACCGTTTGATCAGCCGTCGCCTGCTTGACGCCTTACTCACCAGCCGCGAGCAGGGTTTTGAATTTGAGGTAGAAATGATTGTCACCTGTATCCGCTGCGGTTTTAGCCTGGATTGGGTGCCTATCAGCACCATCTACGCCGGTGAGTCGAGCCACATTCATCCCCTCCGCCACACCCAAAATTTTTTCCGGGTGGTGTGGCAAACCCGGCAAAGCATGCGCCGGGCCAAACCATTAAAGGAAAACTGA
- a CDS encoding tyrosine-type recombinase/integrase: MADSQIPLFPQRGAKGQYGPPLTQIKSVDSNSSLATAASAYYDHMVRQGFSEHTIKAFSGDLRLLQKYFSGSMIISKLGTKDLNDFLTWLLHYRGVPCSPKSYARRVTTLKNFFGWLASVQAIPHDPSAAIVHTRVKAPLPLYLTDEQVEKLLDAAERKLNGEKPDPRPYLLAHLVFQTGIKKAECVGIALRDIDRSGNRPTVLIRYSNPRLQHKERKLAFDAELLPVLDQYLEKYQPKENLFECTPRNLEYVLADLSEMAGLANQVSFEMLRWTSALRDYRDGMDHDHLRQKLGLSKITWRETSEKLAKIAEPGL; encoded by the coding sequence ATGGCTGATAGTCAAATACCCTTGTTCCCTCAACGGGGCGCAAAAGGGCAATATGGGCCGCCGCTCACCCAAATAAAATCGGTGGATTCCAACTCGTCCCTGGCCACTGCGGCCAGCGCCTATTACGACCATATGGTGCGGCAAGGATTTTCGGAACATACTATCAAAGCTTTTTCCGGGGATTTGCGGCTGCTGCAAAAATACTTTAGTGGCAGTATGATCATTAGCAAGTTGGGCACCAAGGATTTAAACGACTTTTTGACCTGGCTGTTGCATTACCGGGGCGTGCCGTGCAGCCCTAAATCTTACGCCCGGCGGGTGACCACCCTCAAGAATTTTTTTGGCTGGCTGGCCAGCGTGCAAGCTATCCCGCACGATCCATCGGCGGCGATTGTGCATACCAGGGTTAAAGCGCCGCTGCCCCTTTATCTTACAGACGAGCAGGTAGAAAAATTATTAGATGCGGCTGAAAGAAAATTGAACGGTGAAAAGCCCGATCCCCGGCCCTATCTATTGGCGCACTTGGTTTTTCAAACCGGCATCAAAAAGGCCGAGTGTGTGGGCATTGCCCTGCGCGATATTGATCGTTCCGGCAACCGGCCCACCGTGCTCATTCGTTACAGTAATCCCCGCTTGCAGCATAAAGAACGCAAATTGGCTTTTGACGCCGAATTATTGCCGGTGCTGGACCAGTATCTTGAAAAATACCAACCCAAAGAAAATCTATTTGAATGTACGCCCCGGAACCTGGAATACGTTCTGGCCGATCTTTCCGAAATGGCCGGCTTGGCGAACCAAGTTTCTTTTGAAATGCTGCGCTGGACCTCGGCTTTGCGTGATTACCGCGACGGAATGGACCACGACCACCTGCGCCAAAAATTGGGTTTATCCAAAATCACCTGGCGCGAGACTTCTGAAAAATTGGCCAAGATCGCCGAACCGGGTTTGTGA
- a CDS encoding undecaprenyl/decaprenyl-phosphate alpha-N-acetylglucosaminyl 1-phosphate transferase has protein sequence MTIIMLIFVTALFFAGVGTPLVRKIALKSGFIAVPKTDRAHSEPTALLGGLAIYAAAIIALLLITVLVMQLAGNPFRLQEFASIVMGASLMAAIGLWDDRRALPAWAKLGLQFITIPLVFLSGVSVQLPLPSIPFGYEVINFIITAFWILFITNAVNYQDNADGVAIMTSVTTSAIFLLIAILNGQQLVSVLAAAVLGASLGFARYSLPLPKTTIFMGDAGSLFLGYLLAILGIKIRIPSNVIQITWMVPIIVLGLPIFDTTLVLISRTRRGISFFRGGVDHTTHRMARLGMDKLSVALATCVISGALGLIAIFVTQASLTQAYIILGSLILLSVYALWRLEFNASDHLKTGATASLPSLETPVQLEGDPPSLV, from the coding sequence ATGACCATCATTATGCTCATTTTTGTGACCGCTCTATTTTTTGCCGGGGTGGGAACCCCCCTGGTCAGGAAAATTGCCCTAAAATCAGGCTTTATCGCGGTGCCCAAAACCGACCGCGCCCATTCTGAACCCACGGCGTTATTGGGCGGGCTGGCTATTTACGCCGCCGCCATCATCGCCTTACTATTGATTACAGTGCTGGTAATGCAATTGGCCGGAAATCCGTTCAGATTGCAGGAATTTGCCAGCATTGTGATGGGCGCAAGTTTGATGGCGGCCATTGGCCTATGGGATGATAGACGGGCCTTGCCGGCCTGGGCCAAGTTGGGCCTGCAATTCATCACCATTCCATTGGTATTTTTAAGCGGGGTCAGCGTGCAGTTGCCCCTGCCAAGCATACCCTTTGGGTACGAGGTTATAAATTTTATCATCACCGCCTTTTGGATTTTGTTCATCACCAATGCCGTCAATTATCAAGACAATGCCGACGGCGTGGCCATTATGACCAGCGTTACCACGAGCGCTATTTTTCTGTTGATTGCCATTCTAAATGGCCAACAATTGGTCTCGGTTTTGGCCGCAGCCGTGCTGGGCGCGAGTTTGGGCTTTGCCCGCTACAGCCTGCCCCTGCCTAAAACCACCATTTTTATGGGTGATGCCGGTTCCTTGTTTTTGGGCTACCTGCTGGCCATCTTGGGCATCAAAATCCGGATTCCGAGCAATGTAATTCAAATAACTTGGATGGTGCCCATTATTGTTTTGGGCCTGCCCATTTTTGATACAACACTGGTGCTTATCTCGCGGACCCGGCGAGGTATTTCTTTTTTCCGGGGAGGTGTAGATCACACCACGCATCGTATGGCCCGTTTGGGCATGGACAAATTATCGGTTGCCTTGGCCACCTGTGTTATCAGCGGGGCGCTGGGGTTGATTGCTATTTTTGTTACCCAGGCTTCCCTCACCCAGGCGTACATCATTCTGGGTAGCTTGATTCTGCTCTCGGTTTATGCCCTTTGGCGGCTGGAGTTTAATGCTTCTGACCATCTAAAAACAGGCGCTACCGCGTCTCTACCATCATTAGAAACGCCAGTACAATTGGAGGGCGACCCTCCCTCGTTGGTTTGA
- a CDS encoding GAF domain-containing protein: MQERLNLLNRISDELNKDLDPDKMLRRVLDLTVSYLNASTGSVMLFDQQNRVSAFILQQEVSSDRANRIVGKVLTEGFAGWVLKHGEGGIIYDTHQDSRWVVYDNQPYDVRSVIATPLKRRQRIRGVLTLVHDEPNKFKEDELLLVNAIAGQAAIALENAQLYKETEQERIKLSAIISSTQDAVLVTSSENIVLLLNPAAQEMMELNGCPWENRSLAELTNNTDLLKLFSPDSPVTGEVLLPDGRTMWASITDIPALGRVTVLRDISAFKELDKMKRDFVTAFTHDLRTPLATVKGYVELVRMDGPVTERQEEDLLGVARAANLMKALIEDLLELSRLERLEELAREEIDLQDTVETSVDAMRPLARSKKVELVLDTSKNLVVAGNNVLLSRAFSNLLDNAIKYTPQKGQIRVKLDQKDNQALISVIDNGPGIRAKDLPRVFEKFFRARPEADDELPGTGLGLAIVKTITEQHGGKVWVESEPNVGSVFTMVLPLLKNGEKPGGC; the protein is encoded by the coding sequence AATCGTATCAGCGATGAATTGAATAAGGACCTTGACCCGGACAAAATGTTGCGGCGGGTGCTTGACCTGACCGTGTCTTATCTCAATGCCAGCACCGGCAGCGTGATGTTGTTTGACCAGCAAAATCGGGTGTCTGCCTTTATTTTGCAGCAAGAGGTGAGCAGCGACCGGGCTAACCGGATTGTGGGCAAGGTATTAACGGAAGGTTTTGCCGGTTGGGTTTTAAAACACGGCGAGGGCGGCATTATCTATGATACGCACCAGGATAGCCGCTGGGTGGTTTATGATAACCAGCCCTATGATGTGCGCTCGGTGATTGCTACGCCGCTCAAACGTCGCCAGAGAATTAGGGGGGTTTTAACCCTGGTGCACGACGAGCCTAACAAGTTCAAAGAGGATGAATTACTCTTGGTCAATGCCATTGCCGGTCAGGCGGCCATTGCCCTGGAAAACGCGCAGTTATATAAAGAAACAGAGCAAGAACGGATTAAACTTTCGGCCATCATTAGCAGCACCCAGGATGCCGTGTTGGTGACCTCGTCGGAGAATATTGTCTTGCTCTTGAACCCGGCAGCGCAAGAGATGATGGAGTTGAACGGTTGCCCCTGGGAGAATCGCTCGCTGGCTGAACTAACCAACAATACCGACTTATTGAAGCTTTTTAGCCCTGACTCGCCTGTTACCGGCGAAGTGCTTCTACCTGATGGTCGAACCATGTGGGCCAGCATCACCGACATCCCCGCCCTGGGGCGGGTAACTGTTTTGCGCGACATCAGCGCCTTCAAAGAATTGGATAAAATGAAGCGCGACTTTGTAACGGCCTTTACGCACGATTTGCGCACGCCTCTGGCTACGGTAAAGGGCTACGTAGAGTTGGTGCGGATGGACGGCCCGGTAACGGAACGCCAGGAGGAAGATTTGTTGGGCGTGGCGCGGGCGGCCAATTTGATGAAGGCCCTGATTGAAGACCTGCTGGAATTGAGCCGATTGGAACGATTAGAAGAGCTGGCCCGGGAGGAGATTGACCTGCAAGATACCGTTGAAACCAGCGTTGATGCCATGCGGCCCCTGGCCAGATCAAAGAAAGTTGAGCTGGTCTTGGATACCTCTAAAAATTTGGTCGTTGCCGGCAACAATGTTTTATTGTCCAGGGCCTTCAGCAACTTGTTAGATAATGCCATCAAATATACCCCCCAAAAGGGGCAAATTCGGGTCAAACTTGACCAAAAAGATAATCAGGCTCTGATTTCCGTTATTGACAACGGCCCTGGCATCAGGGCCAAAGATTTGCCCCGGGTTTTTGAAAAGTTCTTTCGCGCCCGGCCTGAGGCGGATGATGAATTGCCGGGCACCGGCTTGGGGTTAGCCATTGTCAAAACCATTACCGAGCAGCATGGCGGCAAGGTGTGGGTTGAGAGCGAACCCAACGTGGGCAGTGTTTTTACCATGGTGCTCCCTCTGCTCAAAAACGGCGAGAAGCCAGGTGGATGTTAA